Proteins co-encoded in one Streptococcus ruminicola genomic window:
- a CDS encoding NAD(P)-dependent oxidoreductase, translated as MLKVLISDYPNVLAERDLSIEVNLLKELLPADSEIFVYPYINEDEFIERMSGVDVLLTAFLPLKENILAKFPDLKGIAVNATGTNTIDCEYAEKLGIAIRNLGAYSTEDVANHTIALLLALNQKLFIHRKYIEAGFWSYQKAGEVKRLSSQTLAIFGLGRIGQAVAKRAKSFGMSVIAYDPFLPEEVAEEIGVKLVSVETIQAEADVISLHLFANSANEHFFNRDFFKKLKKPVIFINVARGSLVDEAALVEALDEGKVIGAGLDVLESENPDLLNNPLLGRENVILTPHSAFYSQESLNTLQVQTVKNAVAILKEYHHEI; from the coding sequence ATGTTAAAAGTGTTAATTTCTGATTATCCAAATGTTTTGGCGGAGCGTGATTTGAGTATCGAAGTTAACCTTTTAAAGGAACTTTTACCTGCCGATAGCGAAATTTTTGTTTACCCTTATATCAATGAGGATGAGTTCATCGAGCGAATGTCTGGTGTGGATGTTCTTTTGACAGCCTTTCTTCCCTTGAAGGAAAATATTCTGGCAAAATTTCCAGATTTGAAAGGTATTGCGGTTAATGCTACGGGAACAAATACCATTGACTGTGAGTATGCTGAGAAGTTAGGCATTGCTATTCGAAATTTAGGAGCTTATTCGACAGAAGACGTTGCCAACCACACGATTGCTCTATTACTAGCACTAAATCAAAAACTTTTTATTCATCGTAAATACATTGAAGCTGGTTTTTGGAGTTATCAAAAAGCTGGTGAAGTGAAGCGTTTGTCCTCGCAAACTTTGGCGATTTTTGGGCTTGGTCGAATTGGTCAAGCAGTGGCAAAACGTGCGAAAAGTTTTGGCATGTCAGTGATTGCCTACGATCCTTTTTTGCCAGAAGAAGTGGCAGAAGAAATTGGGGTCAAATTGGTCTCGGTTGAGACTATCCAAGCAGAAGCTGATGTGATTAGCTTGCATTTATTTGCTAATTCGGCAAATGAGCATTTCTTTAATCGTGATTTCTTTAAGAAATTGAAGAAACCGGTGATTTTTATCAATGTGGCGCGTGGTAGTCTGGTTGACGAAGCAGCCTTGGTAGAAGCACTTGATGAGGGCAAAGTGATTGGTGCTGGCTTGGATGTTTTAGAAAGTGAAAATCCAGATCTGCTTAACAATCCTTTGCTTGGACGTGAGAATGTTATTCTAACGCCGCATTCAGCCTTTTACAGTCAAGAAAGTCTGAATACCTTGCAAGTTCAAACGGTTAAAAATGCAGTTGCCATTTTAAAGGAGTATCATCATGAAATTTGA
- the hisC gene encoding histidinol-phosphate transaminase: MSTFLAKSFETIVAYKPGEQLGDDYLKLNANESSQEPSPRVLEVLKNAQNLNYYNDPCQHKLRQKLADLHSMDETNIIVGTGADDVLDLIFRTFFERGDKLAFPKVTYPFYKGYADTFGYDALEVPLTKDLRVDLSDYEKLPHAVLVVNPDAPTGFLKPLSAIKKLLASNLERLVIVDEAYIDFGGASQSAISLVEEFSNLIVVRTFSKSRQLAGGRIGYAVACKELIKDMEDLKMTVNPFNVSLLQEEVALASLEDEFHFERHVKEIIENRDFLTSALRILGFKVLNSKTNFVYASSHLISGEELYEKLRERHILVRRYDIAEVKDYVRITIGTKQEMHRLVSEVDAILKEKDHVKSVNF, translated from the coding sequence ATGTCAACATTTTTAGCTAAATCATTTGAAACTATTGTCGCTTACAAACCTGGTGAACAACTTGGAGATGATTACCTTAAATTAAATGCCAATGAAAGTTCACAAGAGCCTAGTCCTCGTGTTTTAGAGGTTTTGAAAAATGCTCAGAATTTAAATTATTACAATGATCCTTGTCAGCACAAATTACGTCAAAAATTGGCTGATTTACATTCAATGGATGAAACAAACATCATTGTTGGAACAGGAGCAGATGATGTTTTAGATTTAATCTTTAGAACATTTTTTGAACGAGGCGATAAACTTGCTTTTCCGAAAGTGACTTATCCTTTTTATAAAGGCTACGCTGATACCTTTGGGTATGATGCGTTGGAAGTGCCTTTGACAAAAGATTTACGCGTTGATTTATCAGATTATGAAAAACTTCCCCACGCCGTTTTAGTGGTGAATCCAGATGCCCCAACAGGATTTTTAAAACCTTTGTCAGCTATCAAGAAGTTGCTTGCCTCGAATCTTGAGCGATTGGTGATTGTTGATGAAGCTTATATTGATTTTGGTGGAGCTTCGCAATCAGCGATTTCCTTAGTTGAAGAATTTTCAAATCTCATTGTGGTTCGTACTTTTTCCAAATCGCGTCAATTAGCCGGCGGTCGTATTGGTTACGCGGTTGCTTGTAAAGAACTTATCAAAGATATGGAAGATTTAAAAATGACGGTTAATCCATTCAATGTGAGTTTGCTACAAGAAGAAGTTGCTCTAGCAAGTCTTGAAGATGAATTTCATTTTGAAAGACATGTTAAGGAAATTATCGAAAATCGTGATTTCTTGACATCAGCTTTGCGAATTTTAGGTTTTAAGGTTTTAAACAGTAAGACAAACTTTGTCTATGCCTCTTCACACCTGATTTCAGGGGAAGAATTGTATGAAAAATTGCGTGAGCGTCATATTTTGGTTCGTCGTTATGACATAGCAGAGGTTAAAGATTATGTTCGTATCACAATTGGAACCAAGCAAGAAATGCATCGTCTAGTCAGTGAGGTAGATGCTATTTTAAAGGAGAAAGATCATGTTAAAAGTGTTAATTTCTGA
- a CDS encoding dimethylarginine dimethylaminohydrolase family protein yields MAVIDGTSRLRKVLMCRPDFLVSAAPINVISEKYTEPLDHDKMMQEYGAVVKAYQDNGVEVVQVTSGKKMPNAVFARDFGGDVKEGYILGRFKKPIRFEERRHYEDIMAGLGIPKIAEVTEGYFEGGDFAFIDEKTLAIGVIDRTNLTGVDEIRKQLEPYGYKVYAVKANPDYLHLDMCFNLVAPKLAIAYEAGLPEDFVTLVKEKGIKIISGTQDMIFKHGYNVEALGDNRVMSLKQNIFINEALRSEGMEVIEVDMTELLKAGGGVHCMTFPLERY; encoded by the coding sequence ATGGCAGTAATTGATGGAACCAGTCGTTTGCGAAAAGTGTTAATGTGCCGACCAGATTTTCTGGTAAGTGCGGCACCGATTAATGTGATTTCAGAGAAGTACACTGAACCTTTGGACCACGACAAAATGATGCAAGAGTACGGCGCTGTGGTCAAAGCTTACCAGGATAATGGCGTGGAAGTGGTCCAGGTCACTTCTGGTAAAAAAATGCCAAATGCAGTTTTTGCTAGAGATTTTGGAGGTGATGTTAAGGAAGGATATATCTTAGGGCGTTTTAAAAAGCCTATTCGTTTTGAGGAACGTCGTCATTACGAAGACATTATGGCGGGGCTTGGCATTCCAAAAATTGCTGAAGTTACTGAAGGTTACTTTGAAGGGGGTGATTTTGCATTTATTGATGAGAAGACATTAGCGATTGGGGTGATTGATCGCACCAATCTCACAGGTGTTGATGAAATTCGTAAGCAATTAGAACCATATGGTTACAAGGTCTATGCTGTTAAGGCAAATCCAGACTATCTTCATCTGGATATGTGCTTTAACTTAGTGGCACCGAAACTTGCTATTGCTTATGAAGCTGGATTGCCAGAAGATTTTGTTACCTTGGTCAAGGAAAAAGGCATTAAGATTATTTCTGGAACGCAAGACATGATTTTTAAACATGGTTATAACGTTGAAGCTTTGGGAGATAATCGTGTGATGAGTTTAAAACAAAATATTTTTATTAACGAAGCACTTCGCAGTGAAGGCATGGAAGTCATAGAGGTCGATATGACGGAGTTATTGAAAGCAGGTGGTGGCGTGCATTGCATGACTTTCCCGCTTGAACGTTATTAA
- a CDS encoding ABC transporter permease subunit (The N-terminal region of this protein, as described by TIGR01726, is a three transmembrane segment that identifies a subfamily of ABC transporter permease subunits, which specificities that include histidine, arginine, glutamine, glutamate, L-cystine (sic), the opines (in Agrobacterium) octopine and nopaline, etc.) yields MFGGFLESYGGFILDGALMTVFLSVVSMVLALILGGVVTAARMSDNLLISGLTKLYIEVIRGLPMLVILSLFFYGLPMLGLNIPKSTLFGVDLDRLIAALTGLTVGESVFVAEIYRSGIQAVDSGQFEGARSIGFNKFQAYRYVIIPQAFKNILPTLGNEFANNIKSSSQASVIGVADLMFTASTIQGISYKPFQAVIAVGIVYLVFTFSTTRIVAHYERKMNRSSEDALSLAEKWAELVQTIKASWKSLLVTAAFMAMMIGAFALNHRETNTAVGSIEKIQNSGQLVVATNIGYAPYEFYDLSSGHKKAVGVDLAFAKQLADKLQVKLVVKNMNFDSILGTITSVNADIAIAGMTKTKEREKSVDFTQNYVKQFNKVVVRKDSAAQYTAIADLAQSSIAVQKSTTQEDVVKEDIKPKQIVALSSLPDAFLNLVQGKVDAVVADDTVADQYIASNSELTYADIDLPGTTETAMALTKGNQSLKVYVDKLIEQDKKDGSFDKWMKTYSALAQKNTGENE; encoded by the coding sequence ATGTTTGGTGGGTTTCTGGAAAGTTATGGTGGATTTATTTTAGATGGTGCCCTGATGACGGTCTTTTTATCGGTGGTTTCCATGGTTTTAGCCCTGATTCTAGGGGGTGTTGTCACCGCAGCTAGGATGAGTGACAATCTTTTGATTAGTGGATTGACAAAACTTTACATTGAAGTGATTCGTGGTTTGCCGATGCTAGTCATTTTGTCACTCTTCTTTTATGGCTTGCCCATGCTGGGGCTAAATATTCCTAAAAGTACGCTTTTTGGTGTTGATTTAGACCGTTTGATTGCAGCCTTAACGGGATTAACGGTTGGAGAATCGGTCTTTGTTGCTGAGATTTATCGGTCTGGGATTCAAGCGGTAGATTCAGGACAATTTGAAGGGGCTAGAAGCATTGGATTTAATAAATTTCAAGCTTATCGGTATGTGATTATCCCGCAGGCGTTTAAAAATATTTTGCCAACTTTGGGAAATGAATTTGCGAATAACATTAAATCAAGTTCGCAAGCATCGGTGATTGGGGTTGCTGATTTGATGTTTACAGCAAGCACTATTCAAGGCATTTCTTATAAACCTTTTCAAGCGGTGATTGCTGTTGGGATTGTTTATTTGGTTTTTACTTTTTCAACTACGCGTATCGTTGCGCATTATGAAAGAAAGATGAATCGCAGTTCAGAAGATGCTTTGTCATTGGCTGAAAAATGGGCCGAGCTGGTGCAAACTATTAAAGCTAGTTGGAAGAGCTTGCTCGTGACAGCAGCTTTTATGGCAATGATGATTGGTGCCTTTGCTCTTAATCATAGGGAAACAAATACAGCAGTTGGAAGCATCGAGAAGATTCAGAACTCTGGTCAGCTGGTTGTTGCGACCAATATTGGTTACGCACCTTATGAGTTTTACGATTTGTCATCAGGCCACAAGAAAGCTGTTGGAGTTGACTTAGCTTTTGCTAAACAATTAGCAGATAAATTGCAGGTGAAATTAGTGGTTAAAAATATGAATTTTGATTCGATTCTAGGGACAATCACGTCAGTAAATGCTGATATTGCCATTGCCGGGATGACAAAGACAAAAGAACGTGAAAAATCGGTCGATTTCACACAAAACTATGTCAAGCAATTCAATAAAGTTGTTGTTCGTAAAGATTCAGCTGCTCAGTACACTGCGATTGCTGATTTAGCACAAAGTTCGATTGCAGTACAAAAATCAACAACGCAAGAAGATGTGGTCAAAGAGGACATCAAACCCAAACAAATAGTTGCCTTATCAAGTTTGCCAGATGCGTTTTTAAATTTAGTGCAAGGAAAAGTGGATGCTGTGGTTGCTGATGATACGGTAGCTGACCAATATATCGCAAGCAACAGTGAATTGACTTATGCTGATATTGATTTACCAGGGACAACTGAGACAGCTATGGCATTAACTAAAGGCAATCAATCGCTCAAGGTTTACGTGGATAAGTTGATTGAGCAAGATAAAAAAGATGGTAGCTTTGATAAATGGATGAAAACCTATAGTGCTTTAGCGCAAAAAAATACGGGAGAAAATGAGTAG
- the trpX gene encoding tryptophan ABC transporter substrate-binding protein, with the protein MKNKALIATLIALVILVAGSMIYDQTKNESAKNGDIKIGILQYVTHDALDEIERGIEDGLADAGYDKDNAKITVLNAEGDQSKIQTMSKQLVHAKNDVVIGIATPAAQGLASATKDIPVVMGAISDPVGAKLVKNLKKPEGNVTGVSNQVPIKQTVEMIQEITPNAKTIGVLYASSEDNSVSQVAEFKKYAKAAGINVIEYAVPSTNEIKTTMSVMTGKVDAVFVPQDNTIASAFSTVVNSANAAKIPVYSCVDTMVEQGSIASVAQSQYDLGVETAKIAVKLLAGKKVSDVPVNIVNTGTPTLNLKEAQELGITIPDSMLSKATVAVKADEN; encoded by the coding sequence ATGAAAAATAAAGCACTTATTGCAACACTTATTGCCCTTGTCATTTTAGTAGCTGGTTCAATGATTTATGACCAGACTAAAAATGAGTCAGCAAAAAATGGAGATATTAAAATCGGTATTTTACAATATGTTACCCACGATGCTCTTGATGAGATCGAAAGAGGGATTGAAGATGGTTTAGCTGATGCAGGTTATGACAAAGATAATGCTAAGATTACTGTCTTAAATGCCGAAGGTGACCAAAGTAAAATCCAAACCATGAGCAAACAATTGGTTCATGCTAAAAATGACGTGGTTATTGGGATTGCAACACCAGCTGCTCAAGGACTAGCTTCAGCAACCAAAGACATTCCAGTTGTGATGGGAGCTATTTCAGACCCAGTCGGAGCAAAATTGGTTAAGAATTTGAAAAAACCGGAAGGAAACGTAACAGGAGTTTCTAACCAAGTACCGATTAAACAAACGGTTGAGATGATTCAAGAAATTACACCAAACGCTAAAACAATCGGAGTTTTGTATGCTAGTAGCGAAGATAATTCCGTATCTCAAGTGGCTGAATTTAAAAAATACGCTAAAGCAGCTGGTATCAATGTAATTGAATACGCTGTTCCATCAACCAATGAAATTAAAACAACCATGTCTGTCATGACTGGTAAAGTCGATGCTGTTTTTGTTCCACAAGATAATACCATTGCCTCAGCTTTTTCAACTGTTGTTAACTCAGCAAACGCTGCTAAGATTCCAGTTTATTCATGTGTGGACACCATGGTTGAACAAGGAAGCATCGCTTCAGTCGCTCAAAGTCAATATGATTTAGGGGTTGAAACAGCAAAAATTGCGGTTAAATTACTGGCAGGTAAAAAGGTGTCAGACGTCCCAGTTAACATCGTTAATACTGGTACCCCAACCCTTAACTTGAAAGAAGCCCAAGAACTTGGCATTACGATTCCAGATAGCATGTTGTCAAAAGCAACAGTAGCTGTCAAAGCAGATGAAAATTAG
- a CDS encoding peptidase M20, whose translation MKFETIEAYSLPERIEAIAKYLVSILSVNGTAGEVKLADAIYDLLQSAPYFKDHPEDLWQQVLENDSLRRKNNFALLKKSGTTKTVILHSHMDTVGIEDYGPLKTIANDPDALLDFFKDYDDDPGVQEHAKSGDWLFGRGILDMKSGDAVNIATLLYYMEHMDELPCNLLVMTNCVEENDHTGAIQASSELLRLRKAGYDFKVAINTDFISPSYDGDDKKYIYTGAAGKMLTCFYIKGRETHVGSCLMGIDATMISSAINLKINTNLDLVEKIDNEDILPSSVLLQRDCKDFYNVQTNKRANLYFNTFLYEKSADTILHTLMEASREAVHEVSRHYKERFKIYSERSHIHSQISHDITVMTFSQYLDVLEKKGFDSQALIREFFETIGDFDKREVGFDLIDYLEEKTQSDESKVIVFLAPPFCPHNYTDCDSNVDQALEKMMAEFPEEHFVKRRFFPFLSDSSYLAMRESPEDIEKLKANFPLMDAIYPLPVDTIRKLDIPALDLGVYGIGAHTWKERLYKPYSYHTLPKVIRSFIKHLS comes from the coding sequence ATGAAATTTGAAACGATTGAAGCCTACAGTTTGCCAGAGCGCATCGAAGCAATTGCTAAATATTTGGTGTCCATTCTTTCGGTAAATGGTACAGCAGGAGAGGTCAAGCTGGCAGATGCCATTTATGACTTATTGCAGTCAGCACCGTATTTTAAAGATCACCCAGAAGACCTCTGGCAGCAGGTTTTGGAAAACGACTCCTTGAGACGAAAAAATAATTTTGCACTGCTCAAAAAATCAGGAACAACTAAGACTGTCATTCTACATTCGCACATGGACACCGTAGGCATAGAGGATTATGGTCCACTAAAGACAATCGCAAATGATCCAGATGCTCTGCTAGATTTTTTTAAAGATTATGACGATGACCCTGGCGTTCAAGAGCATGCCAAATCAGGTGATTGGCTCTTTGGACGAGGTATTCTTGATATGAAATCAGGCGATGCGGTCAATATTGCAACACTTTTGTATTACATGGAACACATGGATGAACTGCCCTGTAATTTACTTGTGATGACCAATTGTGTTGAGGAAAATGACCATACGGGTGCTATTCAAGCCTCAAGTGAACTGTTACGTTTGCGTAAAGCTGGCTATGATTTTAAAGTGGCTATCAATACAGATTTTATTTCGCCATCATATGACGGTGATGATAAGAAATATATCTACACGGGCGCAGCTGGAAAAATGCTGACATGTTTTTACATCAAAGGGAGAGAAACGCATGTTGGTAGTTGCCTAATGGGCATTGATGCCACAATGATTTCTAGTGCGATTAATCTTAAAATCAATACCAACCTTGATTTAGTTGAAAAAATTGACAATGAAGATATATTGCCAAGTTCTGTGCTTTTACAACGAGATTGCAAGGATTTTTATAATGTCCAAACAAACAAGCGTGCCAATCTTTACTTCAATACTTTCTTATATGAAAAAAGTGCAGATACCATTTTGCACACCTTAATGGAAGCTAGTCGTGAGGCTGTCCATGAGGTTTCAAGACATTATAAAGAACGATTTAAGATTTATTCAGAAAGAAGTCATATTCATAGCCAGATTTCACATGATATTACTGTGATGACTTTTTCGCAGTATCTAGATGTTTTGGAGAAAAAAGGTTTTGATAGCCAAGCCTTGATTAGGGAGTTTTTTGAAACTATCGGAGATTTTGACAAACGAGAAGTTGGTTTTGATTTGATTGATTACCTTGAGGAAAAAACACAGTCAGATGAATCAAAAGTGATTGTCTTTTTAGCACCGCCGTTTTGTCCTCACAATTATACTGACTGTGACAGCAATGTTGACCAAGCGCTTGAAAAAATGATGGCAGAATTTCCTGAAGAACATTTTGTGAAACGACGATTTTTCCCATTTTTAAGTGATTCTAGCTATCTTGCGATGCGAGAAAGTCCAGAAGACATTGAAAAACTAAAAGCGAATTTTCCTCTGATGGATGCAATTTATCCATTGCCAGTTGATACCATCAGAAAACTTGACATTCCAGCTCTTGACTTGGGCGTTTACGGTATTGGAGCTCATACTTGGAAAGAAAGACTCTACAAACCTTATTCTTATCACACTCTTCCAAAGGTTATTAGAAGTTTTATCAAGCATTTAAGCTAA
- a CDS encoding ABC transporter permease, translating into MIISSVSQGLLWGILGLGIYLTFRILNFPDMTTEGSFPLGGAVAVTLMNHGTHPLLATLAGMLAGCLAGLVTGLLYTKGKIPTLLAGILVMTSCNSVMLMVMKRANLGLLNIKPLQALLPFSDSTNLLVIGLLAVGIVISALIFFLYTRLGQAYIATGDNRDMAKSFGINTDRMEVMGLTISNGLIALSGALVSQQDGYADVSKGIGVIVIGLASIIIGEVLYSTGLTLLERLIAIVVGSILYQFLITGVIALGFNTNYLKLFSAIVLAICLMVPVLKNKFFKGVTLSR; encoded by the coding sequence ATGATTATTTCGTCAGTTTCACAAGGTCTTTTGTGGGGGATTCTTGGTTTAGGAATTTACCTGACTTTCCGAATTCTTAATTTTCCAGATATGACGACTGAAGGATCTTTCCCTCTTGGTGGAGCAGTAGCTGTTACTTTGATGAATCACGGAACACATCCTTTGTTAGCTACGTTGGCAGGTATGCTTGCGGGTTGTTTAGCTGGTCTTGTTACTGGTCTACTTTATACTAAAGGAAAAATTCCAACGCTCTTAGCAGGGATTTTGGTAATGACGTCATGTAACTCCGTTATGCTTATGGTTATGAAACGTGCCAACCTTGGTTTGCTTAACATCAAACCTTTGCAAGCCTTGCTTCCATTTTCTGATAGTACAAATCTTTTGGTCATTGGTCTTTTAGCAGTGGGAATCGTCATTTCAGCGTTGATTTTCTTTCTATACACACGTCTTGGTCAAGCTTACATCGCAACTGGTGATAACCGTGATATGGCAAAGAGCTTTGGAATCAATACTGACCGCATGGAAGTTATGGGACTTACCATTTCAAATGGTTTGATTGCTTTGTCAGGGGCTCTTGTCAGTCAACAAGACGGCTACGCTGATGTGTCAAAAGGGATTGGTGTTATTGTAATCGGTCTTGCAAGTATCATTATCGGTGAGGTGCTTTACTCAACTGGTTTGACACTACTTGAACGTTTGATTGCTATCGTGGTTGGGTCAATTTTGTACCAATTCTTAATCACAGGTGTGATTGCCCTTGGTTTCAATACCAACTACCTCAAATTATTCAGTGCCATTGTCTTAGCTATTTGTCTTATGGTTCCTGTTCTTAAAAATAAATTCTTTAAAGGAGTGACCTTATCACGATGA
- a CDS encoding ABC transporter ATP-binding protein, protein MKKIVELKNATVQVNNGLDEVKTILDDVNLTIYEHDFLTILGGNGAGKSTLFNVIAGTLMLTSGSISILGKDVTHLPAEKRANYLARVFQDPKMGTAPRMTVAENLLIAKYRGEKRGLLPRKIHSFTDEFKKLVARTGNGLEKHLDTPTGLLSGGQRQALSLLMATLKRPELLLLDEHTAALDPKTSVSLMNLTDEFVTGDQLTALMITHHMEDALKYGNRLIVMKDGKIIKDLNQEEKAQMAIADYYQLFE, encoded by the coding sequence ATGAAAAAAATTGTCGAATTAAAAAATGCAACCGTTCAAGTTAATAATGGCCTTGATGAGGTCAAAACAATCCTTGATGATGTGAATTTGACCATTTATGAACACGACTTTTTAACGATTTTAGGTGGAAATGGTGCTGGTAAATCAACTCTTTTCAATGTGATTGCTGGGACTTTGATGTTAACTAGCGGAAGCATTTCAATCCTTGGAAAAGATGTGACGCATCTGCCTGCTGAAAAACGTGCTAATTACCTTGCGCGTGTCTTCCAAGATCCAAAAATGGGGACAGCACCACGTATGACTGTGGCTGAAAATCTTCTTATTGCCAAATACCGTGGTGAAAAACGTGGGCTTTTGCCACGAAAAATTCACAGTTTTACAGATGAATTTAAGAAATTGGTGGCACGAACTGGCAATGGTCTTGAAAAACATTTGGATACGCCGACTGGTCTTTTATCAGGTGGGCAACGTCAAGCGCTCAGTCTTTTGATGGCTACGCTGAAACGTCCAGAGTTGTTATTACTCGATGAACACACAGCAGCACTTGATCCCAAAACAAGCGTGTCTTTGATGAACTTGACAGATGAATTTGTAACAGGAGATCAGTTAACGGCGCTTATGATTACACACCACATGGAAGACGCTTTGAAATACGGTAATCGCTTGATTGTCATGAAAGACGGAAAAATCATCAAAGATCTCAATCAAGAGGAAAAAGCCCAAATGGCAATCGCTGATTACTATCAATTATTTGAATAA
- a CDS encoding ribonuclease J, translating to MSDIKIIALGGVRENAKNLYVVEVNDSIFVLDAGLKYPENEQLGVDEVIPNLDYLIENKKRVQGIFLTHGHADAIGALPYILQEFKAPVFGSPLTIELAKLFVKKNNNVKKFNNFHVIDAETEIEFADATISFFKTTHSVPESLGIVVGTDEGNIVYTGDFKFDQAARKYYRTDLGRLTEIGREGVLALLSDSANATSHVMTASEAEVAAEMDSAIADAEGRVIIAAVASNLVRIQQVFDSAAEYGRRVVLTGFDAENIVRTAIRMKRLRLVDEKLIIKPKDMHKYEDHELIILEAGRMGEPINGLHKMALGRHRYVQIKDGDLVYIVTTPSLSKEAAVARVENLIYKAGGTVNLITKTLNVSGHANGRDLQLMLNLLQPKYLFPVQGEYRNLAAHAELAQEVGMYPENIYIVKRGDVMVLGKNGFNHEGSVPAGDVMIDGNAIGDVGNIVLRDRKVLSEDGIFIVALTVNKREKKIVSKAKIHTRGFVYVKKSRDILRESAELVNQTVENYLEQENFDWGELKGAVRDEVAKFLFDQTKRRPAILPVVMEVR from the coding sequence ATGAGCGATATTAAAATTATTGCCCTAGGTGGGGTTCGTGAAAATGCGAAAAACCTCTATGTGGTAGAAGTTAATGACTCAATTTTCGTTTTGGATGCTGGACTGAAGTATCCTGAAAATGAACAACTTGGTGTGGATGAAGTCATTCCAAACCTTGATTACCTAATTGAAAACAAAAAACGTGTGCAAGGGATTTTCTTGACACACGGGCACGCCGATGCTATCGGAGCTTTGCCTTATATTTTGCAAGAATTCAAAGCGCCAGTCTTTGGTTCACCACTTACTATTGAGTTAGCGAAGCTCTTTGTTAAGAAAAATAACAACGTTAAGAAATTCAATAATTTCCACGTTATCGACGCTGAAACTGAAATTGAATTTGCAGATGCTACAATTTCATTCTTCAAAACAACTCACTCAGTTCCTGAAAGTCTAGGGATTGTAGTTGGTACCGATGAAGGAAATATTGTCTATACTGGTGACTTTAAGTTTGACCAAGCTGCGCGTAAATATTACCGCACTGACTTGGGACGTTTGACAGAAATTGGACGTGAAGGTGTTCTTGCCCTTCTTTCTGATTCTGCGAATGCTACAAGCCACGTCATGACAGCTAGTGAAGCAGAAGTTGCTGCTGAAATGGATAGCGCTATTGCTGATGCTGAAGGTCGTGTTATCATCGCTGCCGTTGCTTCAAACCTTGTTCGTATCCAACAAGTTTTTGATTCAGCTGCTGAATACGGTCGTCGTGTGGTTCTTACAGGTTTTGACGCTGAAAACATTGTTCGCACAGCGATTCGTATGAAACGTCTTCGTTTGGTTGATGAAAAATTAATCATCAAACCAAAAGACATGCACAAATACGAAGACCATGAATTGATTATTCTTGAAGCTGGTCGTATGGGTGAACCAATCAATGGTCTACATAAAATGGCACTTGGTCGTCACCGTTATGTTCAAATTAAAGATGGTGATTTGGTTTACATCGTTACAACACCAAGTCTTTCAAAAGAAGCAGCGGTTGCGCGTGTTGAAAACCTTATTTACAAAGCTGGTGGTACGGTTAACCTTATTACGAAGACACTTAATGTCTCAGGTCATGCCAATGGACGTGATTTGCAGTTGATGCTTAACCTTCTTCAACCGAAATACCTTTTCCCAGTTCAAGGTGAGTACCGTAATTTGGCAGCTCATGCTGAATTGGCACAAGAAGTGGGAATGTACCCTGAAAACATCTACATCGTTAAACGTGGTGATGTCATGGTTCTTGGTAAAAATGGTTTCAACCATGAAGGTAGTGTGCCAGCAGGTGATGTCATGATTGATGGTAATGCCATCGGTGATGTTGGTAACATCGTTCTTCGTGACCGTAAAGTCTTGTCAGAAGATGGTATCTTCATCGTTGCTTTGACTGTTAACAAACGCGAAAAGAAAATTGTATCAAAAGCGAAAATTCACACGCGCGGATTTGTTTACGTTAAGAAGAGTCGTGATATCCTTCGTGAATCAGCTGAATTGGTTAACCAAACTGTTGAAAATTATCTTGAACAAGAAAACTTTGACTGGGGTGAATTAAAAGGAGCTGTTCGCGATGAAGTCGCTAAGTTCTTATTTGACCAAACAAAACGTCGCCCAGCGATTTTACCAGTCGTCATGGAAGTAAGATAA